In the genome of Candidatus Acidiferrales bacterium, one region contains:
- the queD gene encoding 6-carboxytetrahydropterin synthase QueD, producing the protein MFEITVEESFAAGHALRGYKGKCENVHGHNYKVRVTLEGKVLDSIGLLYDFHDLRKIVRDLIQALDHKFMNEVPPFDVENPSAENMAKYFYHGLKKHLAAPAAAG; encoded by the coding sequence ATGTTTGAGATCACGGTAGAAGAGTCATTCGCCGCCGGCCATGCCTTGCGCGGCTACAAGGGAAAGTGCGAAAACGTCCACGGGCACAATTACAAGGTGCGCGTGACGCTTGAAGGCAAGGTGCTCGACTCCATCGGCCTGCTCTACGATTTCCACGACCTGAGAAAGATTGTGCGCGACTTGATCCAGGCCCTCGATCATAAATTCATGAATGAGGTTCCGCCCTTTGACGTGGAAAATCCCTCGGCGGAGAATATGGCGAAGTATTTCTACCATGGTTTGAAAAAGCATCTCGCCGCGCCCGCTGCGGCGGG
- a CDS encoding ATP-dependent DNA helicase, protein MRKRETSLTPASRLAGTMEAVFGAHGALAKCLPHYEFRRSQIEMAEAIEEAFQKKQHIIAEAGTGTGKTLAYLVPAIRAGRRVVISTGTKNLQEQLFYKDVPFLRRHFAPEIKVSYMKGRNNFLCRQKLYDLETQPILKGLDEVDQLARIREWEKETETGDRAELVELPDESELWSKMDARRDTCTGKKCRQFERCFLTLMHRRALESDIVIVNHHLFFADLAVRQDDFGGIIPEYSAIIFDEAHEIEDVASRYFGIEASNYRVEELVRDTEHTLKLKALINEPILRVLHTLRDRSRAFFDLFPDKEGRFAFEERDDFLDRHHDPYHSLGHSLQRLATELAGLSEKPEEVFRLIERARELRDELEFVLESKERNYVYWFERRGRGIFLQATPIDVSEILRERLFEKFDTILLTSATLAVGGRFDFLKSRLGLRFAKEHVLPSHFDFRRQAILYVPSELPDVRHPGFLERATAEIARLLEISRGRAFVLFTSYQQMNELYRRVRSEVGFPLLLQGSAPKHRLLERFRKTPHAVLFATASFWQGVDVQGPQLSCVIIDRLPFAVPSDPVVAARIRAIAEEGRNAFVEYQIPEAVLALKQGFGRLIRAQTDRGILAVLDNRIQRMPYGKIFLESLPDYRVTSHLGDVMKFMHGS, encoded by the coding sequence GGAAGCGAGAAACCTCTCTGACTCCGGCGTCCCGACTTGCCGGGACGATGGAGGCCGTTTTCGGCGCTCACGGCGCGCTGGCCAAATGCCTCCCCCACTACGAATTCCGCCGGAGCCAGATTGAAATGGCCGAGGCGATTGAGGAAGCTTTTCAAAAAAAGCAGCACATCATTGCCGAGGCGGGGACGGGCACCGGGAAAACGCTGGCGTATCTTGTCCCGGCCATTCGCGCCGGCCGCCGGGTGGTGATTTCCACCGGCACCAAGAACCTTCAAGAGCAACTCTTTTACAAGGACGTGCCCTTTCTCCGCCGGCACTTCGCTCCGGAGATCAAGGTCAGCTACATGAAGGGGCGGAACAACTTTCTTTGCCGGCAAAAACTCTATGACCTGGAGACGCAACCGATCCTCAAGGGACTCGATGAGGTGGACCAGCTTGCCCGCATCCGCGAATGGGAAAAGGAAACCGAGACGGGCGACCGCGCCGAGCTCGTCGAATTGCCGGACGAAAGCGAGCTCTGGTCCAAGATGGACGCGCGGCGCGACACCTGCACCGGCAAAAAATGCCGGCAGTTCGAGCGATGTTTTTTGACCCTGATGCATCGCCGGGCGCTTGAGTCGGACATCGTCATTGTCAACCACCATCTTTTCTTCGCCGACCTGGCCGTGCGCCAGGACGATTTCGGCGGCATTATTCCGGAATATTCGGCCATCATCTTCGACGAGGCGCACGAGATCGAGGACGTCGCCAGCCGGTATTTCGGCATCGAGGCGAGCAACTACCGGGTGGAAGAGCTGGTGCGCGACACCGAACACACCTTGAAGCTCAAAGCGCTCATCAACGAGCCCATCCTGCGCGTGCTGCACACCCTGCGCGACCGCTCCCGCGCCTTCTTTGATCTCTTTCCGGATAAAGAGGGGCGCTTTGCCTTCGAAGAGCGCGATGATTTCCTCGACCGCCACCACGACCCCTACCACTCCCTCGGCCACTCCCTCCAGCGGCTCGCCACCGAGCTGGCCGGACTTTCTGAAAAGCCCGAAGAGGTTTTCCGGCTCATCGAGCGGGCCAGGGAATTGCGTGACGAGCTGGAGTTTGTGCTGGAATCCAAGGAACGGAACTACGTGTACTGGTTTGAGCGGCGCGGCCGCGGCATCTTCCTGCAAGCGACGCCCATTGACGTCTCGGAAATTCTGCGCGAGCGGCTGTTTGAAAAATTTGACACCATCCTGCTGACCTCGGCGACGCTTGCCGTGGGCGGAAGATTTGATTTCTTGAAGTCTCGCCTCGGGCTGCGGTTTGCCAAAGAACACGTCTTGCCCTCGCATTTTGATTTTCGCCGGCAGGCGATCCTCTACGTGCCTTCGGAGCTCCCGGATGTCCGCCACCCCGGGTTTCTCGAACGCGCGACGGCCGAAATTGCCCGGCTGCTGGAGATTTCCCGGGGCCGGGCGTTTGTGCTCTTTACCAGCTATCAGCAGATGAACGAACTCTACCGCCGCGTGCGCTCGGAAGTGGGTTTTCCGCTGCTCTTGCAGGGCTCCGCGCCGAAGCACCGGCTCCTCGAACGCTTTCGCAAGACGCCCCACGCGGTGCTGTTTGCCACGGCGAGCTTTTGGCAAGGAGTGGACGTGCAGGGGCCGCAGCTCTCTTGCGTCATCATTGACCGCTTGCCGTTTGCGGTGCCGAGCGATCCGGTGGTGGCGGCTCGCATCCGGGCGATTGCCGAAGAGGGTCGCAACGCCTTTGTCGAGTACCAGATTCCGGAGGCGGTTCTGGCGCTGAAGCAGGGGTTTGGCCGGTTAATTCGCGCTCAAACCGACCGCGGCATCCTGGCCGTCCTCGACAATCGCATCCAGCGCATGCCCTATGGTAAGATTTTCCTGGAAAGTCTGCCCGACTATCGCGTCACGAGCCATTTGGGCGATGTCATGAAGTTCATGCATGGTTCCTGA